One Candidatus Atribacteria bacterium DNA window includes the following coding sequences:
- the plsY gene encoding glycerol-3-phosphate 1-O-acyltransferase: MKIILVIISCYLLGSIPFGYIVVKLFKKVDIRELGSGNIGATNTLRILGLPLASLVAIGDIGKGIFAICLVKYLNLDTPLILTIAGFAVICGHDWSVFLRFKGGKGIATTLGVIFTLNPTISILAVIIWGIVLIATRYVSLSSIFALITLFIFNILLKQPYEYIIFSAIVMILGIFKHKDNIKRLRLKKERKIGEKIKID; the protein is encoded by the coding sequence ATGAAAATTATTTTAGTTATTATAAGCTGTTATCTTTTAGGATCAATTCCTTTTGGTTATATTGTAGTTAAATTGTTTAAGAAGGTAGACATAAGGGAATTAGGGAGCGGTAATATAGGTGCAACTAATACACTTAGAATATTAGGACTTCCATTAGCTTCTTTGGTCGCAATTGGTGATATAGGAAAAGGAATTTTTGCTATCTGTTTGGTAAAATATCTAAATCTCGACACTCCATTAATTTTAACTATTGCCGGATTTGCCGTAATATGTGGTCATGACTGGTCTGTATTTCTCAGGTTTAAAGGAGGGAAAGGGATCGCAACTACCTTAGGGGTTATTTTTACTTTAAATCCAACTATATCAATTTTAGCGGTAATAATTTGGGGAATTGTATTAATAGCCACAAGATATGTCTCCCTATCATCTATTTTTGCCTTAATTACACTTTTTATTTTTAACATATTATTAAAACAGCCCTATGAATACATTATATTCAGTGCAATAGTTATGATTCTCGGTATTTTTAAACATAAAGACAATATTAAAAGATTAAGATTAAAGAAAGAAAGAAAAATCGGAGAGAAGATCAAAATAGATTAA
- the der gene encoding ribosome biogenesis GTPase Der, with translation MNLLLVIYYLLLCILYKIGVVILRKPVVAIIGRINVGKSTLFNRIIKKRTAIVENHPGITRDRIYAECEWKGRQFTLVDTGGVDFIKREEMQKKITVQTELAIEEADLIILLVDIKEGINPDDFKVAKTIREKNKTSILVANKGDVKGSELKLYEFYELGFGEPYIISAEHGLNVNDLLDRIVSYISELKTELEEEESIIKVSILGKPNVGKSSLLNRILGEDRIIVSEYPGTTRDAIEVIFKHNSLRLLFIDTAGLRQKAKKKEDVEFFSTLRTLDAIHNSDIVLLILDSAQGVSTQDKKIANYIQKERKACIIILNKFDLIKENIDRKLFIDEVEYELSFLKKSPIIMTSALTGYNIDKIISKIKDVILQYSKRIPTPVLNSFISEIISKNPPKYVAGNTLKIKYAVQTGVKPPKFLLFVNNPKLMYTSYHKYLENKFYETFGFEGSPIVINSAKKEGRER, from the coding sequence ATGAACTTGTTACTGGTTATTTATTACTTGTTACTATGCATTTTGTACAAGATAGGAGTAGTCATTTTGAGAAAGCCTGTTGTTGCGATTATAGGAAGAATAAATGTCGGGAAATCTACCTTATTTAATAGAATTATTAAAAAGAGGACCGCTATTGTAGAGAACCATCCTGGGATTACTAGAGATAGAATATATGCAGAATGCGAATGGAAAGGAAGGCAATTTACTTTGGTAGATACCGGAGGCGTCGATTTTATAAAAAGAGAGGAAATGCAAAAAAAAATAACCGTACAAACAGAATTAGCTATTGAAGAGGCGGATTTGATAATATTGTTGGTCGATATCAAGGAGGGGATAAATCCGGATGACTTTAAGGTAGCAAAAACAATTAGGGAAAAAAATAAAACAAGTATCTTGGTTGCCAATAAAGGTGATGTAAAGGGGAGCGAATTAAAATTATATGAATTTTACGAATTAGGATTCGGAGAGCCTTATATTATTTCGGCAGAACACGGATTAAATGTTAATGATTTGTTAGATAGAATAGTTTCCTACATTTCAGAATTAAAAACAGAATTAGAAGAGGAAGAGAGTATAATAAAAGTATCAATTCTGGGGAAACCCAATGTAGGAAAATCGAGTTTATTAAATCGCATTTTAGGTGAAGACAGAATCATAGTCAGCGAATATCCAGGTACTACAAGAGATGCCATTGAAGTAATTTTTAAACATAACTCCTTAAGATTATTGTTTATTGATACCGCTGGCTTAAGGCAAAAGGCGAAAAAGAAAGAAGATGTTGAATTTTTCAGTACACTGAGAACTTTAGACGCGATACATAATTCAGATATCGTATTATTAATACTGGACTCTGCTCAGGGAGTAAGCACTCAAGATAAAAAAATTGCAAATTATATTCAAAAAGAAAGAAAAGCCTGTATTATTATTCTGAATAAATTTGATTTAATTAAAGAGAATATAGATAGAAAATTATTTATAGACGAGGTAGAATATGAATTATCCTTTTTAAAAAAATCGCCCATTATAATGACTTCTGCTCTAACCGGTTATAATATTGATAAAATTATTTCCAAGATAAAAGATGTTATCTTACAATATAGCAAAAGAATACCTACTCCGGTATTGAATTCTTTTATCAGTGAAATTATTTCTAAAAATCCTCCAAAGTATGTAGCAGGAAATACTCTTAAAATTAAATACGCTGTTCAAACTGGAGTAAAACCACCTAAATTTCTATTATTTGTAAACAATCCTAAATTAATGTATACTTCTTATCATAAATATTTAGAAAATAAATTTTATGAAACCTTTGGTTTTGAAGGTTCGCCGATAGTCATTAATTCAGCGAAAAAAGAGGGGAGAGAAAGATAG